GTAAAGAAACTCCTTGATGACAGAAACAAGTCaccattcagtcatgaaaaactAGACAAGTGGCTGGatcataaagagagagaaatcaacaTCATCAGGTCCTGTGTGGACATGATGGAGGGAACCAAGATTGTCCATAATCAGTCAGAGCTGGACAGAGAGGTTCTTGCTGCAGGTGTCGATGAAGCTCTGTGCTTCGTCTTCACCTCCCTGCAGAGTGCTGACCCTGGCCTGGGTGAGATGGACAAATACCTGGATTCAGTTAGAGGAAGTACCAGTGAAGACCTGGATTCAGTTAAAGGAAGTACCAATGAAGTCCCATGGTACTACTCAGATGAAGTTTTAaccaaaatgagagaaaaagccAAATCTTTCCAAGTTGTTGCCAAATCTTTGAAGAGCAACAGCAGATTCTGTTTCCTGGTCGCGGCCGTCACAAATGAGAAATACACCGGAGCAACCATCTACCACTACAGGAACGGCAAACTGCTCGCTGAGGATTTCTCAAAGCTGGACATCCCTGATGTGGAGACTGTCACAGACAGAAGAGATTTACTCTGGtgtaagtattttattttcactgtaagACAAATAAGAACAAATGAGTCTCCTTCAGAAACCTGACTGCTCATTCCTTTTATTACTCTCACACTTCATTTTAAGCTTTCTTACAAAAGTCCTGCAGATTTTCTCGGCACTGACACTGAAACTGATTTATAGAGGGACTTCAGTGAAATGAGCGACAGTACTATGGATGCACAGTGGTtaaagaagtactcagatccttTAATTAAGTAAAAGTACCACAACAATAATAGAAAATTACTTCATACAAGttagtcctgcattcaaaagaCTGCTGTAGTAAAGTTATACAGCTGTTATCAGCAAAATATCTTCAAACATCTAtctgtaagaacacagctggacGGAGGCTGAGATCTGAGAGTTTAATGAGCAGCGACTGCTCCACTCTAACTGTTGGCTACATGACAGTCAAAGATCATCAGTTGAAGTTGGAACTGAAAGTAtctcaaagtgaaatatttactttccaccactgtccATGAACAGTACGTAGGAGTATGTGAGTGATGTTCAAATATATGAGCCTGTCCTTTCAAATGTGTTCAGAAtcatcaataaatgtgttttcagtatGAACTGTGATCATGATCACGTCTTGTTCTCTCCATCAGACGCCTGTGATCTCACTCTGGACTCAGACACAGTAAACTACCTGCTCACTCTGTCTGAGGGAAACAAGAAGGTGACACGTGGACCAGGTCAGTCGTATCCTGACCTCCCACAGAGATTTGATTATTGGCCTCAGGTTCTGTGCAGAGAGGAGCTGACTGGGCGCTgctactgggaggtggagtgggaaAGTTTTAAGGTTGCTGTTACTGTAGGTGTTTGCTACAGAAGGATGTCAAGGAAAGGAAACAGTGACCAGTCCAGGCTCGGGAGGAATAAACTGTCCTGGTGTTTAAGATACATCATGTTTCTATTTTCAAATAATCTCTCTGCAGAACATGATAATCTGAAACATTACTTACCTGTTCCTTCTCCCTTCACGCGTCTGGGAGTGTATCTGGACTGgtctgctggcactctgtcttACTATAATGTCTCATCTGACACTCTGAGCCACATCTACACCTTCCACACCAAGTTCACTGAGCCTGTTTACCCAGTCATCAGGACTGGGACTTCGATATTTTGGTGGGGATTTAgcatgtctctgtgtctgtaaacTTGTCAGCACATGACTCAGTTCAGTTCACTGAAATCACTGattcaaatgttttgattgTGAAGTGTCATCATGTCAGTTACATAACAATCTTAAATAATATAACGCTTCTTTATGTGAGAAACAGCAACATGTAAAATATCTACACAGAAAGTTCAACTGGATACACAAAGAATCACATCTGAACACCAAGACcccagttattattattattagtattattattattattattgtcattgttatttttattattatgtttgaATATCTTTACTACACATGCAATCATGTATCATTTCCACTATTTGATCATTGTGAATCTTGTAACTTTAACTGGAGTGAACTCCAGCCTGATTTCTCTTCAAGCTATGATAAATGTAACAGAGTGTATTTCTACATTCTGTGTTCATCAGGAACATAAAACACTTTATCAGGTTGTGAAACTAGCAGAGGTTGCTAATAGTTAACGGGCAGACAGTTGGTGGGAGGGTAGTAAACTGCTCAGGGCCTCAGATGGGAACAGAGCAGATAAAGAAGAaattgagtaaaagtcttaaagtatcgaGTATTACATGTACTTACTGTAAGtattaaaagtacaagtaaaaagtaaattataaatatatttactgtaaactATTAATT
Above is a genomic segment from Sparus aurata chromosome 20, fSpaAur1.1, whole genome shotgun sequence containing:
- the LOC115571476 gene encoding neoverrucotoxin subunit beta-like, which translates into the protein MSSEVMNIAALGQPFTLGMLYDARRDELIPGLTLWDKNSLKEKTVETSQQTSNFEVSASDSIESKSSLMDIEASLKVSLMCGLIKVGGSAKYLNDTKKFKNQSRVTCQYKATTHFNQLSVIQGETMNTQQVDVIKKGTSTHVVTGILYGADAFFVFDSEKLEASSVQDIQGHMEAVIKKIPKFDVEGKVDIKLTDEEKELTNKFSCKFYGDFILESNPASFEEAVKTYVGLPKLLRGKGTDTVPLKVWLTPLKDFDTTAAGLKREISAGLVGKVQNALEDLREIQMRCNDSLDDTVVRNFPQIKKELKNFQNWCNQCESNFKTNLGKTFPLIREGKEDESSVKKLLDDRNKSPFSHEKLDKWLDHKEREINIIRSCVDMMEGTKIVHNQSELDREVLAAGVDEALCFVFTSLQSADPGLGEMDKYLDSVRGSTSEDLDSVKGSTNEVPWYYSDEVLTKMREKAKSFQVVAKSLKSNSRFCFLVAAVTNEKYTGATIYHYRNGKLLAEDFSKLDIPDVETVTDRRDLLWYACDLTLDSDTVNYLLTLSEGNKKVTRGPGQSYPDLPQRFDYWPQVLCREELTGRCYWEVEWESFKVAVTVGVCYRRMSRKGNSDQSRLGRNKLSWCLRYIMFLFSNNLSAEHDNLKHYLPVPSPFTRLGVYLDWSAGTLSYYNVSSDTLSHIYTFHTKFTEPVYPVIRTGTSIFWWGFSMSLCL